The Gouania willdenowi chromosome 3, fGouWil2.1, whole genome shotgun sequence genome includes a region encoding these proteins:
- the LOC114479711 gene encoding zinc finger protein 853-like has protein sequence MTTSQPPTSPEMLTCKVEVEVFRSYLLEENLKLKSQINDVENKKVLMEEEISKLKKQMNFKEYLEQKETKLKTFHQSLQECRDKLITKHENKEKEMLKKEQEFQKQKEDFNLNFEQKFQEYLSSKQQKRQQLQLEDQMLGFKIKEDLASKVQKNFQRLQLEEQMLEKKIQKHLNNKEQKQLQQQQQQLLESLEEKIQQYLNNKEQKQLQQQQQQQQLLESLEEKIQQYLNNKEQKQLQQLQLLESLEEKIQEPLNIKEQKRLQQQQKKLQQQQKKLQQQQKQLQQHGIQIP, from the exons ATGACTACATCACAGCCACCTACATCTCCTGAGATGCTGACATGCAAAGTTGAGGTAGAAGTGTTTAGAAGTTATCTGCTTGAAGAAAACCTCAAACTGAAGTCTCAGATCAACGACGTAGAAAATAAAAAGGTGTTAATGGAGGAGGAgattagtaaattaaaaaagcaaatgaaCTTCAAAGAATATCTGGAGCAGAAGGAGACCAAGCTCAAGACCTTCCACCAAAGCCTACAAGAGTGTAGGGACAAACTGATAACCAAGCATGAGAACAAGGAGAAGGAGATGCTTAAAAAAGAGCAGGAGTTTCAAAAACAGAAGGAAGATTTCAATCTGAACTTTGAGCAGAAGTTTCAGGAGTATCTGAGTTCTAAACAGCAGAAACGTCAGCAGCTGCAGCTCGAGGACCAAATGTTGGGGTTTAAGATTAAGGAGGATCTGGCCTCTAAAGTCCAGAAGAATTTCCAGAGGCTGCAGCTTGAGGAGCAGATGTTGGAGAAGAAAATTCAGAAGCATCTGAACAACAAAGAGCAGAAGCAActccagcagcaacagcaacagctgCTGGAGTCGCTTGAGGAGAAGATTCAGCAGTACCTGAACAACAAAGAGCAGAAGCAActccagcagcaacagcaacagcaacagctgCTGGAGTCGCTTGAGGAGAAGATTCAGCAGTATCTGAACAACAAAGAGCAGAAGCAACTCCAGCAGCTACAGCTGCTGGAGTCGCTTGAGGAGAAGATTCAGGAGCCGCTGAATATCAAAGAGCAGAAGCGACTCCAGCAGCAACAGAAGAAACTCCAGCAGCAACAGAAGAAACTCCAGCAGCAACAGAAGCAACTCCAGCAGCA TGGGATCCAAATTCCCTAG